The Pochonia chlamydosporia 170 chromosome 3, whole genome shotgun sequence genome contains the following window.
AATTGACTTTCCAATACTGGTCTTTCCGACACCAGGTGGCCCGACAAAGCACAGAATTTTGCCTTCAACTGTACCACGAAGCTTGCCAACAGCGATGAATTCGAGAATGCGATCCTTGACATCTTGCAGGCCGTAGTGATCCTCATCCAAAACCTTCTTGGCGTTGGGTATACCAAAATTCTCGGCGCTTCTTCGTCCCCAAGGAATCTGAGTCAACCAATCGAGGTAGTTTCTCGTGACATTGAACTCTGATGCAGCAGTCTCCAGATGAGCAAGTTTGTTAATCTCTTCATCAAAGACCTTACGAACAGGTTCCGGCATAGCGAGtttggcagccttctccttAAACTTCTCAACCAATTTGTCTTTGCCGTCAGACTCCAGGCCCAATTCGCGGCGAATGCCCTTCATTTGTTCCATGAGCCAATACTCGCGCTGTCGCTTGCTAATCTTGCTCTCAACATCCTTGGTGATTTTAGACTGCAGTTGAGCATTCATAAGCTCCTTCTTCAGGACAATCAAGGCTTTCTGCATTCGTTCCTCAACATTCATGCAGGAGAGTACATCTTGCAGCTCGTTCTGTTCTCCAGACGatacagcagcagcaaagtccGCCAGCTTCCCAGGTTCTGACGTCACATTTCCAGTAGATTGGCTCATTGAAAAGGTCGAAATTTGATCACGGAAGAGGTTGTTCATGGTTGCAACCTCCTTGAAAACATTGACAATTTCATTGGTGACAGCTCGAATAACGGGGCTCTTGGGGTCGTAAGGTTCGTCCGCAAGATtgtcgacattgacaagGCTAACGGGCCAGCGTTTCAGCCACGACGTTGGCTCATATTTTTCGGCGACCTGGTCCGGTTTCTTCTCAACGGCTCCCTCTTCGAAGCTAGCAACGACatctcccttcttctcctgctggGGTTCCTCCTCTGCGGGAGTTTGTTGGGGAATGACTTCTGGAGTCTCGGGTTCTGGCTTCTTGTCCGCTGTCTCAGCGGTGCTTGGAGGAACCAGGCTGGAGAGCTTGATTCGGCGGTGAGGATAGAGAATAGCTGTTAAAGCGCCTTCTTGACCGTGGATAGGAAAAGCGCTTGTGATCTGGGcgaaaacaccaacatcgtGAACGTCTTCAACGTTGCGGATAatgtcctcgtcctcgttcTCGTTCTTGAACAAGAATGCACCCACGTATGGTTGGCCTCGCTTGATGGATTCCGTGATGGCAGAGGCTACGTTAGGATCCTTAATGGTAATAGCCTTATAAAATCCCGGGAACAGTGGTCGCCGCGCAATAGGAATGGCGAGGACTTGGGGATAGACGTCTGGCACAACCGGCTTTTGCAGTGCCTTTTCCGAAGACCgtttgctcttcttgccaccatcaccgccagaGCTGTCTCCCCCGGAACTAGAGCCACCAGCCGCGGTGCTTCCCGCAGCGCCACTAGCCTTGCCGTCTTGCGATTTGTTCCCAGCATCAGCTTTTGCTGTCGAAGAGTCTGActtggcttctgctgccGTTGGGTCTGCCTCCTTGCGCTTGTTCTCCAAGTTTGCCTTGACCTCCTCTTCTGATAAGGGTTCGGTAAGGGTCTCGGGTGAGGAATCGAAGAAGTTGTCCTTTTTGCCTTTGTCGTCCTTCTTACTTAATCTCGCTGTCGTAGAAAACGCTGCCCCAACTAAGCCGGGTCGAAGGCCCGGGAGGTCGGATCGACAGATGTGACGGCTATGAGCAGCTGGTGACAAAGCCCACCTCCGCGATATTGATAAAGCAGAGGATCGAGACGTGTACGCGGCAGATCGCTCGAGAATGAGTCGCCCGGACAGGCGAGAACGGGGAATCATGGTGGGCGACAATGAGCTCCTTTCCAGCTATCACCAAGCTCGGATGTACGAGATGGGTCAAGTGGCAATGCCGAGGGCgaacaaaaagaagatgTCGAGGCCCAATAGAGTATGCGAATGAGTGAATTGATGAATAAAAAGCCAAAAAGAGACTCTATTGCGACCGACTTGTGCTCTCTGTCGACAAGGCTACCTTGCACATTGCCGTTGCGGACAAGACGGGCAAATGTGAATTTGTCTTAATAATGACGAACAAGGGCGAGACCGGCCGGCACGACATCCCATTGCCCAAAAATTCCACGGGTGCTAGGAGCTTCCATCGGCAGATCCTCGGGCTGAAGCGGAGTTGAATGTCCATCTCTGCTTTGGACAGTAACTCGGATAAACGCATATCAGGTGCTCCGTACGGACTACAGATGTAAGACTTGTTCAATGCACCCTACAGGACAAACATGCACAGCGATGCAAACACAAACTCTCCATTATGGACTTGGTTTTAATCCTTGGGCGGAAGCATGGCCCGTGATGATAACTTTTTCACCAAGCCTGTGACCGCATGGCGAGCTATAATTAGTTTTCTGCTGAAATCCGGGCCTTCGAATGGTAAACTTACACGGACTCTGCGTTGGGTGGGATCCAAGTTAGAAGTGGGGTGCAACATTGGACCACAAAGACTACGCAACGCTGCctcattctcaacctcaagGCCTTTGTTCTCTCGATTCATCGTAGGCTACACTCAGTTTCTTTCATTCATTATTTATCGATAGATATATACTCAAATCCGTCGTTCCATCGCATCCTCCGCCACAACCCCATTCCGTCATCGATACAGTCCAGATCGGACGGACCATGTCTTCTACACGCAACAAAGACAGAGTAGCCGAGTCTCTATCGCATCTCAGTCTAGACACTTCAAAGGGCAGCACCACTACAGCTTCAAaatcaaagaagaaaactcCAGTAGCAGACTCAtgggaagacgacgatgagtCCTCCGGATCTGAAGATGAACTCAAGCCTTCGGTAACCAGTCCGACAGTCCCGTCAGCGCCACCCCCAACACCATATACAACAAACTATGGATCTATCCCGGGGTGGGAAGACGCAGCAACTTCTGAAGACTCTTCCTCTCGCGGGGTCGATCCGTCTAAGAGGCCGGAGAAAACTGACGCGGT
Protein-coding sequences here:
- a CDS encoding ATP-dependent protease La (similar to Aspergillus terreus NIH2624 XP_001208477.1) translates to MIPRSRLSGRLILERSAAYTSRSSALSISRRWALSPAAHSRHICRSDLPGLRPGLVGAAFSTTARLSKKDDKGKKDNFFDSSPETLTEPLSEEEVKANLENKRKEADPTAAEAKSDSSTAKADAGNKSQDGKASGAAGSTAAGGSSSGGDSSGGDGGKKSKRSSEKALQKPVVPDVYPQVLAIPIARRPLFPGFYKAITIKDPNVASAITESIKRGQPYVGAFLFKNENEDEDIIRNVEDVHDVGVFAQITSAFPIHGQEGALTAILYPHRRIKLSSLVPPSTAETADKKPEPETPEVIPQQTPAEEEPQQEKKGDVVASFEEGAVEKKPDQVAEKYEPTSWLKRWPVSLVNVDNLADEPYDPKSPVIRAVTNEIVNVFKEVATMNNLFRDQISTFSMSQSTGNVTSEPGKLADFAAAVSSGEQNELQDVLSCMNVEERMQKALIVLKKELMNAQLQSKITKDVESKISKRQREYWLMEQMKGIRRELGLESDGKDKLVEKFKEKAAKLAMPEPVRKVFDEEINKLAHLETAASEFNVTRNYLDWLTQIPWGRRSAENFGIPNAKKVLDEDHYGLQDVKDRILEFIAVGKLRGTVEGKILCFVGPPGVGKTSIGKSIARALNREYYRFSVGGLTDVAEIKGHRRTYVGALPGRIIQALKKCQTENPLILIDEVDKIGRGYQGDPSSALLELLDPEQNNSFLDHYMDVPVDLSKVLFVCTANMTDTIPRPLLDRMELITLSGYVADEKKAIANTYLAPAAKDAAGLKNANVNLTDEAIEELIKSYCRESGVRNLKKQIEKVYRKSALKIVQELGEEVLPEEEALTDEGKAALEESQKKAAEEAAANDDAKSDEGRAATEAAEAEATEKPRKALQVPDSVDVQIGKDNLVDYIGPPVFTSDRLYDVSPPGVSMGLAWTQMGGAAMYIESILQAPLRPSTRPHLEITGNLKNVMKESTTIAYSFSKAFMVKEFPENNFFDKAKMHLHVPDGAVSKDGPSAGITMATSLLSLALDAPVDPTVAMTGELTLTGKVLRIGGLREKTVAARRAGCKTIIFPKDNMSDWLELPQNIKEGIDGHAVGWYNEVFELVFKDLDREQANKSKVQDVKKERDSEEDD